In Methanosarcina barkeri MS, a single window of DNA contains:
- a CDS encoding HAD family hydrolase: MLKAIIFDVDGVLIDSMSFQADAWVKTFKEVGINITNEDIYELEGSNNKRLIKSIFEKAEKEPEPWHFEKLPEKKREVLEFDRIKPYEGIQYCIKALKRYFKLALVSGSHNDTVNKVVNKYFSNCFDVIITGSDLEHGKPAPDPYLKALEKLDLTKNECMVIENAPLGITAAKRAGLYCVAVTGMLEPEKIEHADLVLENHAALFKYLKGLIPK, encoded by the coding sequence ATGTTAAAAGCAATAATTTTTGATGTGGATGGAGTTCTTATAGATTCCATGAGTTTCCAGGCCGATGCCTGGGTTAAAACCTTCAAGGAAGTTGGTATTAACATTACCAATGAAGACATTTATGAGCTCGAAGGCTCAAACAACAAAAGATTAATTAAATCAATTTTTGAAAAGGCCGAAAAAGAACCTGAACCCTGGCATTTCGAGAAACTGCCTGAAAAGAAACGTGAGGTTCTCGAATTTGATCGGATAAAACCTTATGAAGGCATCCAATACTGTATTAAGGCATTGAAACGGTATTTCAAGCTCGCTCTGGTCTCAGGATCGCATAATGATACAGTAAATAAAGTTGTCAATAAGTATTTCTCTAACTGTTTTGATGTCATAATTACCGGGAGTGACCTTGAGCATGGGAAACCGGCCCCGGACCCTTACCTCAAGGCCCTTGAAAAACTTGACCTGACAAAAAACGAGTGCATGGTAATTGAAAATGCACCTCTGGGGATAACTGCTGCCAAGAGGGCGGGGCTTTACTGTGTTGCAGTTACGGGTATGCTTGAACCTGAAAAGATAGAGCATGCGGATCTCGTGCTCGAAAACCATGCTGCCCTTTTCAAGTATCTGAAGGGTCTCATTCCAAAATGA
- a CDS encoding DNA-deoxyinosine glycosylase, with protein sequence MKKQGFPPVIDVNTEILILGSLPSDVSIRKHQYYGHPGNDFWRLLGSIIREDLQNMNYQNRLETLKRNKIGLWDVFKAGKREGSEDTKIKDEEINQFSMLKDMTPNLKLVLFNGKKSGEYEPILRVMGYETKVLPSSSGANRRSLQSRKSKWEAAFKC encoded by the coding sequence ATGAAAAAACAAGGTTTCCCACCAGTCATTGACGTAAATACTGAAATCCTGATTCTTGGGTCTCTTCCAAGCGACGTTTCTATAAGGAAGCATCAATACTACGGGCATCCGGGAAATGATTTCTGGAGACTACTTGGCAGTATTATCAGAGAAGACCTTCAGAACATGAATTATCAAAATCGGCTTGAGACCCTGAAACGCAATAAAATAGGGCTTTGGGATGTTTTCAAAGCCGGAAAAAGAGAAGGAAGCGAGGATACAAAGATAAAGGACGAAGAAATAAACCAATTTTCAATGCTGAAAGATATGACTCCGAACCTTAAGCTGGTTCTTTTTAACGGCAAGAAATCCGGAGAGTATGAACCAATTTTGAGGGTAATGGGATATGAAACAAAAGTCCTCCCTTCGTCAAGCGGAGCAAACCGGCGATCTTTACAAAGTAGAAAATCGAAATGGGAAGCAGCTTTCAAGTGTTGA
- the mtaC gene encoding methanol--corrinoid protein MtaC, with protein sequence MLDFTEASLKKVLTRYNVALEKALTPEEAAEELYPKDELIYPIAKAIFEGEEDDVIEGLQAAIEAGKDPIALIDDALMIGMGVVIRLYDEGVIFLPNVMMSADAMLEGIEYCKENSSATPKTKGTVVCHVAEGDVHDIGKNIVTALLRANGYNVVDLGRDVPAEEVLAAVQKEKPIMLTGTALMTTTMYAFKEVNDMLLENGIKIPFACGGGAVNQDFVSQFELGVYGEEAADAPKIADAIIAGATGIKELRDEFHKH encoded by the coding sequence ATGTTGGACTTTACAGAGGCAAGTCTGAAAAAGGTTTTAACCAGATACAACGTGGCTCTGGAAAAGGCATTGACGCCTGAAGAAGCCGCAGAAGAGCTCTATCCTAAAGACGAACTTATCTACCCGATCGCAAAGGCCATCTTCGAAGGAGAAGAAGATGACGTTATCGAGGGTCTCCAGGCTGCAATCGAAGCTGGTAAAGACCCAATTGCTCTTATCGATGACGCTCTCATGATCGGTATGGGCGTTGTCATAAGACTTTATGACGAAGGTGTAATTTTCCTCCCTAATGTCATGATGTCTGCTGATGCCATGCTTGAAGGTATCGAATATTGTAAGGAAAACTCTAGTGCTACTCCTAAAACCAAAGGAACCGTTGTCTGCCACGTCGCAGAAGGTGACGTTCACGACATTGGGAAGAACATCGTTACCGCTCTACTCAGGGCAAATGGCTACAATGTAGTTGACCTTGGAAGGGACGTACCTGCAGAAGAAGTTCTCGCTGCAGTTCAAAAAGAGAAGCCAATTATGCTCACAGGTACTGCCCTCATGACAACTACCATGTATGCATTCAAGGAAGTTAATGACATGCTCCTTGAAAATGGAATCAAGATTCCATTCGCATGCGGTGGCGGCGCAGTTAATCAGGACTTCGTATCCCAGTTTGAACTTGGTGTATATGGAGAAGAAGCCGCTGACGCTCCAAAGATTGCTGACGCAATCATTGCAGGAGCTACAGGTATCAAAGAACTAAGAGATGAATTCCACAAGCACTGA
- a CDS encoding helix-turn-helix transcriptional regulator, with protein MQHELIDVVFRSQKRRDLLLLLGEKPRTMEEIKTLLDVSPTAILPQIKRLTDSDLVIQKNGNYELTDMGDLVFKKVQSLVNVLTLLERDNYWIEHDLGGIPKYLLDRIGDLKDCKLIEPDPSQIFEPSTELLDFFSSSRYLMVFSSFYRPEFLPLYTRLGRLESDITLIFTESVLEKIMQNYEKKIRKLATLENTELFVCNDGVKLAELMVSDRGMIISLFDSNGRFYYEYMSCSEPEAIIWAKELIEFYKSRAWQIENEQCIDNLIGTAESEAFPESMMFSLH; from the coding sequence ATGCAACATGAGTTAATAGATGTAGTATTTCGTTCCCAGAAAAGAAGAGACCTCCTTTTACTCTTGGGAGAGAAACCAAGAACAATGGAAGAAATTAAGACCCTTCTTGATGTTTCTCCCACGGCTATCTTACCCCAGATCAAAAGACTTACAGACAGTGACCTTGTTATTCAAAAAAATGGCAACTATGAATTGACAGATATGGGAGATCTGGTTTTTAAAAAAGTTCAATCCCTTGTCAATGTCCTTACTTTACTCGAACGAGACAATTACTGGATTGAGCATGACCTCGGTGGGATTCCTAAGTATCTCCTTGACAGAATAGGAGACCTGAAGGATTGCAAGCTGATTGAACCCGATCCGAGCCAGATTTTTGAGCCGAGTACGGAACTTTTGGATTTCTTTTCCTCATCACGTTATCTAATGGTATTTTCGTCCTTCTACAGGCCTGAGTTCCTTCCCCTTTACACAAGGCTTGGAAGGCTGGAGTCAGATATTACCCTTATTTTCACTGAGTCGGTACTCGAAAAAATTATGCAGAATTATGAAAAGAAGATACGAAAACTTGCCACGCTGGAAAACACCGAGCTTTTTGTATGTAATGATGGGGTCAAGCTGGCTGAACTTATGGTCTCAGACCGTGGAATGATAATTTCTCTCTTTGATAGCAACGGGAGATTTTATTACGAGTATATGTCCTGTTCCGAACCTGAGGCCATAATCTGGGCAAAAGAACTTATTGAGTTCTATAAATCAAGAGCCTGGCAGATCGAGAACGAACAATGTATCGATAATTTGATTGGTACAGCCGAAAGCGAAGCTTTCCCGGAATCCATGATGTTCAGCTTGCACTGA
- the mtaB gene encoding methanol--corrinoid protein co-methyltransferase MtaB encodes MAAKRYTSMAYANADEMTFGVSKYPVKAGLDLEIGAGYTIPEINYAPRPEAGASKEKLIKEYERITTDVMERMVQVGFPAIILETEHVQQMSNNPSWGAEVAHAQKTIMEKYHDEYGIKCALRHTIGDIRENREFPQLRGDKYSVFLEAFEQCAENGADLLSVESMGGKEVFDYAVLRNDIPGLLYSIGCLGSIDMEMIWTDISNIAKKTGTVSAGDTDCAQANTAMFIGGGLLNKNLAHTIAVIARAISAPRSLVAYEAGAVGPGKDCGYENIIVKAITGMPMTMEGKTSTCAHSDVMGNLVMQCCDCWSNESVEYHGEFGGTTVQCWSETLAYDCALMNTALETKNDKVLRDLMMLSDRYRDPQAYMLAYDNAYRVGQSIVKDGDNIYLRAKNAAVECCNIVEEGAAGKLELSRFETKALADAKAALEALPDDMDKFMDDCLTKYKNEVKVFLPEENYGL; translated from the coding sequence ATGGCAGCAAAAAGATACACTTCAATGGCATACGCAAACGCAGACGAAATGACTTTCGGCGTATCCAAGTACCCTGTAAAGGCAGGTCTTGACCTCGAAATTGGTGCAGGTTACACTATTCCTGAAATTAATTATGCTCCAAGACCTGAAGCTGGTGCATCCAAAGAAAAGCTCATAAAGGAATATGAGAGGATCACCACTGACGTTATGGAGAGAATGGTGCAGGTTGGTTTCCCAGCAATTATCCTTGAAACCGAACACGTTCAGCAGATGTCCAACAACCCCTCCTGGGGAGCAGAAGTTGCACATGCCCAGAAAACCATTATGGAGAAATACCACGATGAATATGGCATAAAGTGCGCACTCCGCCACACCATTGGTGACATCCGTGAGAACAGAGAATTCCCGCAGCTTAGAGGTGACAAATACTCTGTCTTCCTTGAGGCATTCGAACAGTGTGCTGAGAATGGTGCAGACCTGCTTTCCGTAGAGAGCATGGGTGGTAAGGAAGTTTTCGACTATGCAGTTCTCAGGAACGATATCCCAGGTCTACTCTACTCAATTGGTTGTCTCGGCTCCATTGATATGGAAATGATCTGGACCGACATTTCCAACATTGCAAAGAAGACCGGCACTGTTTCTGCAGGTGATACAGACTGTGCACAGGCAAACACTGCAATGTTCATTGGTGGTGGGCTGCTCAACAAGAACCTGGCCCATACCATCGCAGTTATCGCAAGGGCAATCTCTGCTCCAAGATCTCTCGTTGCATACGAAGCAGGTGCAGTAGGACCCGGAAAAGACTGCGGATATGAAAACATTATCGTCAAAGCCATCACAGGTATGCCGATGACCATGGAAGGTAAAACCTCAACCTGTGCTCACTCTGATGTAATGGGTAACCTGGTCATGCAGTGCTGTGACTGCTGGTCCAACGAGTCTGTTGAGTATCACGGTGAATTCGGTGGTACAACTGTTCAGTGCTGGTCCGAAACCCTCGCATACGACTGTGCTCTCATGAACACTGCTCTTGAAACCAAGAATGACAAAGTTCTCAGGGACCTTATGATGCTCTCCGACAGATACAGAGACCCACAGGCCTATATGCTTGCATACGACAACGCATACAGAGTAGGTCAGTCGATTGTCAAGGACGGAGACAACATTTACCTCAGAGCAAAGAATGCTGCAGTCGAATGCTGCAACATTGTCGAAGAAGGTGCAGCCGGCAAGCTCGAGCTTTCCAGATTCGAAACCAAAGCTCTCGCAGACGCAAAGGCAGCCCTCGAAGCTCTCCCAGACGACATGGACAAGTTCATGGATGACTGTCTTACAAAATACAAGAATGAAGTTAAAGTCTTCCTGCCGGAGGAGAACTACGGCTTATAA
- a CDS encoding helix-turn-helix transcriptional regulator, with the protein MSTELQLIDTIFFSDKRKNLLLLLKDGPKTIEEIKKGLQVSSSPIMAQIRILLKEGLLVQKGDSYCLSVKGKLIVPKMEPLLSTFRVFDENHEYWARQNLRTLPPQLLDRIGELGSCKELLPGKTHIFDYPPEIMDPLYKSRTVMEISSIFRPGYPSLYLDLAKRGIEVSLVLERQICEKLISDYRADVKEFLNMENAHLFVCDHKIELASSIVTDRFISLSMISKEGRYYNHEMVSLEKSALVWGQELFDYYKDLSEQITQI; encoded by the coding sequence ATGAGTACAGAACTTCAGTTAATAGATACAATTTTTTTTTCGGACAAGAGGAAAAATTTGCTTTTACTCCTGAAGGACGGGCCAAAGACAATTGAAGAAATTAAGAAAGGGCTTCAAGTCAGTTCCAGTCCTATAATGGCCCAGATCCGAATCCTGCTCAAAGAAGGGCTGCTGGTGCAAAAAGGAGACAGTTATTGTCTCTCTGTAAAAGGAAAGCTTATTGTCCCAAAAATGGAACCTCTTCTCTCCACTTTTCGGGTTTTCGACGAAAACCATGAATACTGGGCAAGGCAGAATTTGCGGACTCTTCCTCCTCAATTGCTGGACCGAATTGGAGAACTTGGTAGCTGTAAAGAGCTTTTACCTGGGAAGACCCATATTTTTGATTACCCTCCTGAAATTATGGACCCCCTTTACAAGTCTAGGACAGTCATGGAGATTTCTTCAATTTTCCGTCCCGGATATCCAAGTCTATATCTGGATCTTGCAAAAAGAGGTATTGAGGTCTCACTTGTCTTGGAAAGGCAAATATGTGAAAAACTAATTTCTGACTACAGGGCAGATGTGAAAGAGTTCTTAAACATGGAAAATGCGCACCTTTTTGTCTGCGACCATAAAATTGAGCTTGCTTCCAGTATTGTTACAGATCGCTTTATCTCCCTATCCATGATCTCTAAAGAAGGAAGGTACTATAACCATGAGATGGTAAGTCTTGAGAAAAGTGCCCTTGTATGGGGGCAGGAACTTTTTGACTATTACAAAGACCTGTCCGAACAAATAACTCAAATTTAA
- a CDS encoding 4Fe-4S binding protein, translating to MPAKVNKEECTGCGTCVDECPVEAIVIDEEEGCAVVDEDECVECGACEEACPNGAITSE from the coding sequence CAGCAAAAGTCAATAAAGAAGAGTGTACAGGCTGCGGAACTTGCGTGGACGAGTGCCCGGTAGAAGCAATCGTTATTGATGAGGAAGAAGGTTGTGCAGTTGTCGATGAAGATGAATGTGTCGAATGCGGAGCCTGTGAAGAAGCCTGCCCCAATGGAGCCATAACAAGCGAATAA